In Pristiophorus japonicus isolate sPriJap1 chromosome 2, sPriJap1.hap1, whole genome shotgun sequence, one genomic interval encodes:
- the LOC139238675 gene encoding uncharacterized protein, with the protein MCKLAGIIVLSCAILAELEGLQDNLFYQTHTRLHGNRTVCYPRAQSVEALFVATPGWTPRDLYTADTSDAPCEGQTGEYRRGIPGRCVELIDSMNPECRGSQGKNGAVCSDIASYPLCFSGQGWGCVYALVPGNATCVQTQCAHQHCRVRKGQFTCTCNEQRCLNVTAGRQVICGQCNGTRVSSETWAYPFDAYQLVGSGSNSREPSKWWYKQFTSVSNTDVKCYRAKEGFVFLLNGTYKTATPTLPVLFAVGTIGPLTVPCPKRGHTRRRIVTRAISKEFCADWEDPIMLGSSLGYGFLGALSVGGSAGVISAKNRNYLICGLTILGNSTSKGLDAINRELSELRLYTQQTRYAVDYQLAQQGGVCTIIGDKCITHVTDESYNITQAIDAIKKQLDEFRQSPKKGDGWLDWLLGGSWGSYLLENQEEYEKQECERLNAIPLE; encoded by the coding sequence atgtgtaagctagcaggtataattgtgctatcttgtgctatcctagcagaactagaagggctacaggataacttattttatcagacccatacccgattgcatggcaatcgaactgtgtgttacccacgagcccaatcagtagaggccctgttcgtggctacccctgggtggactccccgcgacttatatacggcggatacctcagacgcaccctgtgagggacaaacgggcgaatacaGAAGGGGTATACcaggaagatgtgtggaattaatagactccatgaatcctgagtgcagaggatcccagggaaagaacggagcggtatgctcagacattgcaagctacccgctttgcttctcaggacaagggtggggttgtgtatatgccctggtccccgggaacgccacctgtgtgcagacgcagtgtgcccatcagcactgtcgagtgcgtaagggccagtttacctgtacctgtaacgagcaaagatgcctgaacgtgaccgcaggaaggcaagttatctgcggtcagtgtaacggaactcgtgtcagctcagaaacatgggcatacccgtttgatgcttaccaattggtaggatcaggctcaaattcaagggaacctagcaaatggtggtataagcagttcacgagtgttagcaacaccgacgtaaagtgttatagagctaaggaaggattcgtgttcctcctcaacggcacctacaagacagcaacaccgaccctcccggtcctctttgcagtaggaactataggaccactcactgtcccatgccccaaaagggggcatacccggagaaggatagtaacacgggccatcagcaaggaattctgtgccgattgggaggatcctatcatgCTAGGATCATCACTCGGCTATGGGTTCCTTGGGGCCCTGTCTGTAGGTGGATCAGcaggggtaattagtgccaaaaataggaactacctTATTTGTGGATTGACTATTTTGGGAAATAGCACTTCCAAGGGACTGGATGCCATCAACAGAGAACTGTCTGAActaagattgtatacgcagcaaacccgctatgccgtagattatcagctggcccaacaaggaggagtgtgcaccattataggggacaaatgtataacacatgtcacggatgaatcatacaatatcacccaggccattgatgccataaaaaagcagctggatgagtttaggcagAGCCCAAAGAAAGGAGATGGTTGGTTAGATTGGTTACTCGGAGGATCATGGGGATCCTATTTACTCGAGaatcaagaagagtatgagaaacaagaatgcgaacggctgaatgcgatacccctggaataa